In the Corythoichthys intestinalis isolate RoL2023-P3 chromosome 12, ASM3026506v1, whole genome shotgun sequence genome, one interval contains:
- the LOC130927600 gene encoding claudin-10-like isoform X3 — protein MKTCTQKKILAFISGLAGLGATIGATVSNEWKATSRASSVITATWVLQGLWNNCAGNAIGALHCRPHHTILNLEGYIQACRGLMIAAVCLGFFGTVFALVGMKCTKIGGSDKTKARIACFAGVVFILSGLCSLSACSLYAHRITSEFFDPLFVAQKYELGAALFIGWAGSVLCVLGGAVLCFSVVDCKKSRADYVYRGAASHSHISSYQRGRGQSVSQRPPPEYSSSSKAPNFDKNVYV, from the exons ATGAAAACGTGCACCCAAAAAAAG ATCCTGGCTTTCATTAGCGGCCTCGCGGGTCTGGGGGCCACCATCGGCGCCACCGTGTCCAATGAATGGAAGGCCACCAGCCGGGCATCCTCGGTCATCACGGCTACATGGGTGCTGCAAGGCCTGTGGAATAACTGTGCCGGGAACGCCATCGGCGCGCTCCACTGTAGGCCACACCATACTATCTTGAACCTTGAGG GATACATTCAGGCCTGCAGGGGTTTGATGATTGCTGCAGTCTGTCTGGGGTTTTTTGGAACAGTCTTCGCACTGGTGGGAATGAAGTGCACCAAAATAGGAGGAAGTGACAAGACCAAAGCGAGGATTGCCTGCTTTGCAGGGGTTGTTTTTATCCTCAGCG GTCTGTGCTCCCTTTCAGCATGTTCCCTCTATGCACATCGGATAACCTCAGAGTTTTTCGACCCTTTGTTTGTAGCCCAGAA GTATGAACTTGGAGCGGCGCTCTTTATCGGCTGGGCAGGTTCTGTCCTTTGCGTTCTAGGTGGCGCTGTGCTCTGCTTCTCTGTGGTTGACTGTAAGAAAAG TCGTGCAGATTATGTCTACAGAGGTGCTGCCTCACATTCGCATATCTCCTCATACCAAAGAGGAAGAGGCCAGTCTGTGAGCCAGAGGCCGCCTCCCGAATACAGCAGCTCCTCCAAGGCCCCCAACTTTGATAAGAACGTCTACGTTTAA
- the LOC130927600 gene encoding claudin-10-like isoform X4, whose amino-acid sequence MYLEILAFAIATSGWVLVSSTLPTDYWKVSSLDGTVITTATYWANLWKACVTDSTGVSNCKDFPSMLALDGYIQACRGLMIAAVCLGFFGTVFALVGMKCTKIGGSDKTKARIACFAGVVFILSGLCSLSACSLYAHRITSEFFDPLFVAQKYELGAALFIGWAGSVLCVLGGAVLCFSVVDCKKSRADYVYRGAASHSHISSYQRGRGQSVSQRPPPEYSSSSKAPNFDKNVYV is encoded by the exons ATGTATCTGGAGATCTTGGCCTTTGCAATCGCCACCTCAGGATGGGTTCTCGTATCGTCAACCCTGCCGACGGACTACTGGAAGGTGTCCTCACTTGACGGGACCGTCATCACCACAGCGACCTATTGGGCCAATTTATGGAAGGCGTGTGTCACCGACTCTACAGGGGTGTCCAACTGCAAAGACTTTCCGTCCATGCTGGCGTTGGATG GATACATTCAGGCCTGCAGGGGTTTGATGATTGCTGCAGTCTGTCTGGGGTTTTTTGGAACAGTCTTCGCACTGGTGGGAATGAAGTGCACCAAAATAGGAGGAAGTGACAAGACCAAAGCGAGGATTGCCTGCTTTGCAGGGGTTGTTTTTATCCTCAGCG GTCTGTGCTCCCTTTCAGCATGTTCCCTCTATGCACATCGGATAACCTCAGAGTTTTTCGACCCTTTGTTTGTAGCCCAGAA GTATGAACTTGGAGCGGCGCTCTTTATCGGCTGGGCAGGTTCTGTCCTTTGCGTTCTAGGTGGCGCTGTGCTCTGCTTCTCTGTGGTTGACTGTAAGAAAAG TCGTGCAGATTATGTCTACAGAGGTGCTGCCTCACATTCGCATATCTCCTCATACCAAAGAGGAAGAGGCCAGTCTGTGAGCCAGAGGCCGCCTCCCGAATACAGCAGCTCCTCCAAGGCCCCCAACTTTGATAAGAACGTCTACGTTTAA
- the LOC130927600 gene encoding claudin-10-like isoform X2: MRGFRPLKKITFNYESQQMSGLQILAFISGLAGLGATIGATVSNEWKATSRASSVITATWVLQGLWNNCAGNAIGALHCRPHHTILNLEGYIQACRGLMIAAVCLGFFGTVFALVGMKCTKIGGSDKTKARIACFAGVVFILSGLCSLSACSLYAHRITSEFFDPLFVAQKYELGAALFIGWAGSVLCVLGGAVLCFSVVDCKKSRADYVYRGAASHSHISSYQRGRGQSVSQRPPPEYSSSSKAPNFDKNVYV; this comes from the exons ATGCGTGGATTTCGTCCACTAAAAAAGATCACATTCAATTACGAAAGCCAGCAAATGTCCGGCTTGCAGATCCTGGCTTTCATTAGCGGCCTCGCGGGTCTGGGGGCCACCATCGGCGCCACCGTGTCCAATGAATGGAAGGCCACCAGCCGGGCATCCTCGGTCATCACGGCTACATGGGTGCTGCAAGGCCTGTGGAATAACTGTGCCGGGAACGCCATCGGCGCGCTCCACTGTAGGCCACACCATACTATCTTGAACCTTGAGG GATACATTCAGGCCTGCAGGGGTTTGATGATTGCTGCAGTCTGTCTGGGGTTTTTTGGAACAGTCTTCGCACTGGTGGGAATGAAGTGCACCAAAATAGGAGGAAGTGACAAGACCAAAGCGAGGATTGCCTGCTTTGCAGGGGTTGTTTTTATCCTCAGCG GTCTGTGCTCCCTTTCAGCATGTTCCCTCTATGCACATCGGATAACCTCAGAGTTTTTCGACCCTTTGTTTGTAGCCCAGAA GTATGAACTTGGAGCGGCGCTCTTTATCGGCTGGGCAGGTTCTGTCCTTTGCGTTCTAGGTGGCGCTGTGCTCTGCTTCTCTGTGGTTGACTGTAAGAAAAG TCGTGCAGATTATGTCTACAGAGGTGCTGCCTCACATTCGCATATCTCCTCATACCAAAGAGGAAGAGGCCAGTCTGTGAGCCAGAGGCCGCCTCCCGAATACAGCAGCTCCTCCAAGGCCCCCAACTTTGATAAGAACGTCTACGTTTAA